DNA from Phragmites australis chromosome 16, lpPhrAust1.1, whole genome shotgun sequence:
TTCGTCCCGCCTGtctcgtgtgtgtgtgtgcgtgcgCGGCTTCGGATCGGGAGTCGTGTCCCCGTTCCGCGTCGCACGTTTGCGCCGCTTGCCGCGCTAGCTTTTCGTGTGATGCCCGTCGCTGCTCCGTCCGTTCGGCGCGCAGGAATTGCCGCCGAAAGCGATGGTGCGGCTTTCGCTTCCTCCCTGCTGTCTTGCCCCGTCGCGACGGCCGCGATCGGCCTGCAGGCGAGTTCATGTGACTTGTGCAACTTCCTCATAGAGCTATAAATCTATGCGTGCAATTGTTACCGCCTACTGGAAATGAGTATCTGATTCTGGGTTTGCAATAGACAAGCATCAACACGTGCTGCTACAAAATTTGGCTCAATAGACAAGCATCAACACGTGCTGCTACAAAATTTGGCTCAACAAGCAGCAGCGGTCTTCTGAGCGAAAGAGTTTGGTCCCCCGGTACGGCACGCACTTGTGTCAACAGCGTGGCATTCTAAGTGGTTAGCCGGTGCACTGCGATCATGGTGTCCTTTTGGACGAAGGGGAAAGGTTGATCTGGATTCAGTTAGCTGGAAAAATGTTTCAGTGTCCCCCGTGAGCGCCCCATCTGAAAAAGGACTCGTTACTAACTCTGCCAATGCTTTATCTGTGTGCCTGATTGCGAGCCATGCATCCGATGCAGCCACATTACCACACCGTCATGTTCCTTGTGATAGAATATAACCAATGTGTTTAAACAGCAACCGGATAGGGCCATAGGAGAGGACCAATATTGGTAAACGCAAGCCGTTTCAGCTCCACATAGGTGCAGCAATGGAAGGCCATAAAACGTTGGAACTATTCAAGTGCATCATCTTCCACTATTGATAGTAATAGATTGATCCGTTACAACTAAAATGACGACGAAAATGCATACCCTTTGCATGTGATAAATGCTGCAAGTACGATGGTCCTAAAGCTGGAATTAGGCAGAGGCCTTATCGCCACCAAAGGCATTCTCCAGGACACCGGTCTCCTGAAGGTGACTAATGTCTCCACACAATTTGACAATGCAACGGCCAGTGGTACCAGACACGAGAATAACACTTACTGAAGTGTTGTGTATTTTACCATGAAGCGGCTTCGTCGGACTGGCATGCCTGTAGAGTTCTCTGATGGTACCGCCGTGTGAGACCAAGATAACCCGCTCCCCTGTCAGTAGAGGACAGCTCATAAGCTCGTATGCAACCCTCATACGTAAGTGTAAGTGAATTCCTTTGACAGGTCCAACACAGTCAAAGTAATCATGTAGTATGAAAATACAAAAGTATCAACAACTTGAATTTACAAATAGAAGATTTTGGTTGCAAAGAGTCCAAGAATGAAGCTCATATTTTACCTTTGTGTTTCTCAACAATGCCACACAAGCACGAGACACATCGTTCTGACAGTTGATCAAGACTCTCTCCACCACCCTGCGAAATGAGCTCAAAACAATCAGAAAACAATCCATAAGAAGCTACTGCAACTGCAAGCAACTAGGTATAAATCTAGTTAAGGAAAAGTTTTATGCAGATCATATATGATAATCCTAGAAACCAAACTGATTTCTTTCCAAGGGAAAATGGCTTCTGCCTATATGCATTTTCTAATTTCTGGTGCCTTGAATGCTTCAACTGTCCAGAGTGTGTAACTAACTGATGACTGATTTCATTGGATGAATAGGTTTTATTAGTTCAAGTTGCCGATAGAACTAGCTAAAAGGCTATGAGGGCTTACAGAAGATTGACTGTATTAACAAATCATTTCAGagcagcatcttgaaggcttataCTAAGTACACATATTTCGCATGAAGAAAACCATTCCATGTTCCATTTTGGCATGCTAAAACCTATACAGTGGTTGACTGAGGGCTGTTTAATATGTATAGGTTCTAAACATCAGAAGATCCTTCTGATTAGTAGTACATGTTAGAATATGTCAGCATGTGTAGCATtgctaagaaaaatatttggcaGAGATTCCGCGAAAGTAGAACATAAGACTATTTACAGGAATTTGCTGGTTTCTCTTGTGGGACACAAAAGCTTTGTAAGCCTCTGGCCTTTGTGTGGCAGCATCTTGCAACTTCATGCCCTGCAGATCCCCAATATGTCGTTCTCTCAGTGCTGGATCAAACACAACCTGGAATGATTAAGCATTGCATTTATTAAGAATTTAACCAAGAATCAAGCATGTCCAAACAGTATGTTTCTAAACATGGAAGCAACATGCAATGCTGAAAAATTCAAGCAACATAAGTGGGGAATGCACATACATTTGGTAAATTACAAATTCTGGCAATTGTTTGTGCAGTCTCTGCTGCTCGCTTCAGATCAGAAGAATATATCGCAGCCGGTTTGACTTCTTTAGACAGCCGATGAGCAACCTTGGCAATTCAAACGAATTTCACATAATAATTGAAACTAAAAGCTTCTGATGACGATCTCAGTAAGTTATACCATACCGCGACAGCTTGCTGCCTCCCAATCTCATTCAGCTCAGCGTCCAAGTGCCCCTAATATGGTATTTCAAATACTAAATCAGTTAAAAGGAAGTCCCTAATCTATTATACTGACAAACAAAGAGTTGAACAAACATGGTTTCTGAGCCAGTTTTAATTTTCTGCGAAACTGAGTCATGTGCTATCATGCAAAGTATTATAGACTTGAGTTACAAAACACAAACATTGTCTtgtcttctattttttcattaaatatTACCTAATACTACCTGTCATCATTAAGATTTTACAATTGGATTGTTCCTGGCATTAGAACACAAGATACTCCAAGAGCATAAGCAAGATTCTTTTCCGTAAGTCCTAGCAAGCAACTGTAATAAAACAAACATGTGCAAATATTATCAATTTCTGTAGATAGCCTGAGGAGGCATCAATTATCTCACAAAAGTATACACACATCATTGCATTATATCAGGAAGAAAGTTATTAGGAAAAATATGCATTCCTCTGACTGAAAACCACTTGAATATTGACTTTGACGGTGTTAGATTCAGACTGAAAACAAAAACTTAGTACACATGCGACAAAGAATGCCAAATTGGCAATGTGCTCCCAAGTCCTAACTACTATGGAAGCCATAAACTGGTTCTTGAAACTGTTTCTATATCAAATTGAAGAATGCGATCTATCCACACCTCTTCAGCAAGTTCGCAACACATCCTAATTTGCCACATAACTGACATGATTACATGACTTACATAAAATTCCATACAGTATCGATTACAGATACTCCAGTGTAGATGTCCTTGCCGAAACACTCTCTCCCACAATTTTAGTTCTTGACCTTGAGAAAACAAAGTGCCGCCTAGTACCTAACAGTACATCAGAGCATCCTAAACACAACTCCAAACACTAGAATCGAGCGCGCCAACACTTAGGTCCTTTCCAATTTCTCCATAACAGAATTATCTGATCTAAGTGCCCAAAAAACATGGAGTTATCTGATCTAAGCATACGAAGTTAAGACCAAGCTTTAGTTACGAGATAAGAGACGGGAGGAGAAAGCAAGCGCCACCTGTATGATGCGCGAGGCGTTCCACGAGGTCTCGCCGTGCCGCACGATCACGACCTCCGTGAACTCGCCGGCAGCCTCGCCCTCGGCGCTGGAAGCGGACGACATCCCCGGAGCTGCTCCCGGGGCGTCGACCCGGCGGATCCGCGGGGCGGAAGCGGGTTCGGTAGGGATGGCCGCGGCTGCGACGGCGGGGGGTGGAGACGGGAGGAGGGCGGCGAGGGAGACGCGCGAGGGGGCGagggcgagcggcggcggcagaggcgtgGTGGTGGGAAGGGGCCAGGACATGTCCAGGAGGGAAGCGGACGGGCAGCCAGTCGCGTGTTGAGAATGgacttttttttacattttttaacattaatatttaaataaatagatttttatgaaaatatttatataaataaatatctaccaCTATCGAAAAGACTTTTTAGAGGACAGTTAATATAATATGATGGCACGAGTCTCTCTTACCGATCTTTTAGTGGGTGGTTAGACCTTACTGCCCTCTCAAAGGACGGGTAGGCTCCACCCCCAGCGCAGAGCTTGTATTGCCCTTACTCGCTCACTCAGAGGGTGTGTAGGCCCCTTGAGCACTCCCTCATCGCTCTTCGAGAGAGCAGTTAGCGTCCTTGCTGCATTGTTAGGGGGCTAATGCGCCATTTTCAACTAAATcccagcaacatgagcttaagctgagagctgtgaTAAGCCGTGCTACTCAGAGGTACTTTGGAAAGCTCATCCCGATTAATGCGATATCTACTTAGAGGCAGTACGTAGATATAGCATAAATGAACGTGATCTCCCTCTTATGCTactagctgaggcgtaccagaagAATCCAACAGAGAAAAATATTAAGGAAGCAGTAGCAAGAATAAGTCAGACAGTGATGGATGAAGCACACCCGACAATTGTGGGGGACAAGCAAGATGTTGGAGATGTATATGAGATGCAACCAAGGGGTGTAGGCGATGAGAGGGAGCACatctctagcataattgaatagatagagagagaggatcaagaGCTCGAGGAATctattgccgatgaggattcatctcACGAGGAGGAAAATACTCATGTTCCTAtagagtggaggaatcaagaATTTTCAAATGTAGTGGTCAGTGAGGCTTATCAGATACCGTGAGAATATCATGAGAATGaagtgtcacagggtgctatgtaccttACTAAGGATGTTGTTATTGATGTAGTGAAATTCTGGttgttgtctcttcggaggtagTTCAAGGTTATGAAGTTAAGCAAAAAAGGAGTACGATGTCAAGTGTTAGATGTCTGATTGTCAGTGGTGAGTGCACTTATTTAGGGGAAAAGTGGGTTGACCACTGAGAGTGCTCAATAGATAGAGCATAACTGTCAcattgatgaaatagagttctCTCACCGAAACCTACCATTTGATTTTGTTATCAAtattatgtacggagagattatgGACAACATAAAATATGAGTCATgttcaataatccgtgctattgaagaaatgttccagtacacaataaactacgtTAAGACATAGAGAACAAAACataaggctattgagatgaggtttgggacatacgaagattcatatgacaacttaccacgtcaactagccacaatataTGCGAGAAACCATGTAAATTACTTTGACATCAAACATTATCCCTCGAGTGAGAAACTTAGAAAGCGAGTATTGCAGTGTGCTTTCTTTACATTTGCGGCAATCATCAAGGCATTTAGGCACTGTTGACCGatcatttgcttggacgggACGTTCATCACTGGAAAGTATAAAATATAGATATTGTCTACAATTATAGTAGATGGGAACAATCAAGTcatgccactggggtttgccttcgtggagagcaAGAATGAggacaactggtattggttTCTTGAGCGGGTTAAGAATTCTATTCTTCTGAACTGGCCTGATGTATGtttcattcatgatagacatgtagAGTTGTTGCATACTTTACTGGATACACAATATGGCAGTGTTTGACGGTGTGTAAGAGTAAAGTGGTttgacttgaagagcaggtggtgcatgagacACGGGTGAAAACTTTTACAGccaattcaaaaacaaggacttgataaatcttttcaagaaattgtgcagccaAAACCTGCAAAGAAAGTTCTACgcactatgggcaagactagacgaactaaccacAAAGCAGACAACTGAGGTAGCAAACACCGGAGATGAGCCGGTTGCTCTTAGACCCATCCCAACATATGCTCTCCAGATAGTAAGAATGTCAGTGTCAGCTGTTAGGAACTTTTTGCAGTAGATACAAAATAAGACAAGAGAGAAATGTGCATTGATGTATGACACTAGAGGGGCAAGGTATGAGATAATAACAACAAATCTTACGGAGATCTACAATTGGGTTATGTGAGGTATGAGGCCCCTCCCACTTGTTAGAATTGTTGAAGACATTCTGCATGGAACTTGCAGATATTTCTTTGATCGCTATGCAGCTGCTTCAAAGATAGTGGTAGATAACTGTATGttgtatggatcgatgctatgtgagtacatggaaaaggccacaaagaaggcacatatgcaccgtGCAAACCAGGAGGGAACTGCGGAACACATGTTCAGTATCTTCTGCCAGGATAAGGGTCGTAAGAGTAGCAAACGTTAAAGGATCTAATTACCCTAGAGGAGGTGAATATGGCTCTAAACAAACCTTAAAACAACTATCGATTTCTAGACCAATGAGCAGCCTTAGCCTAGAAGAGAGAAATGCAACTACTCGAGCAAGCAAGCTAGAAAATGAGGAataaacatgcaagcatataacttaagagtaaattacggaattgaaacttgcatgaaagtaaatgtTAGAAGTAAATTACAGAATAGAAagagagtagggaaagaggacactgatttttttccccaaggtatcgaagagttggtaCTCTCCCCTaatccttgttggagcatccataCAAGGATATCACTCcctgagtcaccaagactcaagtgttcACTGGTGATcatc
Protein-coding regions in this window:
- the LOC133895279 gene encoding phosphoglycerate mutase-like protein 4 — translated: MSWPLPTTTPLPPPLALAPSRVSLAALLPSPPPAVAAAAIPTEPASAPRIRRVDAPGAAPGMSSASSAEGEAAGEFTEVVIVRHGETSWNASRIIQGHLDAELNEIGRQQAVAVAHRLSKEVKPAAIYSSDLKRAAETAQTIARICNLPNVVFDPALRERHIGDLQGMKLQDAATQRPEAYKAFVSHKRNQQIPGGGESLDQLSERCVSCLCGIVEKHKGERVILVSHGGTIRELYRHASPTKPLHGKIHNTSVSVILVSGTTGRCIVKLCGDISHLQETGVLENAFGGDKASA